The following proteins are co-located in the Candidatus Bathyarchaeota archaeon genome:
- a CDS encoding PRC-barrel domain-containing protein translates to MFNLSEKPEGKRFIKRSEVVGKQVVERRGYIIGTVRDLSFALTAEGVELAITVDSGGKEVSIPWEEIQAIGDVILLKTQHEKPPTPPPTTATPTPMPTAAPTALPPVGIEKVCPYCGFKNPADAKFCVRCGRRLP, encoded by the coding sequence GTGTTTAATTTGTCCGAGAAGCCGGAAGGTAAGAGGTTTATCAAAAGAAGCGAAGTTGTCGGTAAACAAGTCGTTGAGAGAAGAGGATATATAATAGGCACCGTCAGAGACCTCTCCTTCGCCTTAACGGCTGAAGGTGTAGAACTCGCTATAACGGTGGATAGTGGAGGCAAGGAGGTAAGCATACCTTGGGAGGAGATCCAGGCCATAGGTGACGTGATCCTTCTTAAAACGCAGCATGAGAAACCTCCGACGCCACCTCCTACGACGGCAACCCCGACTCCGATGCCGACAGCGGCTCCGACGGCCCTACCTCCAGTCGGCATCGAGAAGGTTTGTCCATACTGTGGATTCAAGAACCCGGCCGACGCGAAGTTCTGTGTAAGATGCGGTAGACGCCTACCATAG
- a CDS encoding 2,3-bisphosphoglycerate-independent phosphoglycerate mutase, protein MKALLIIFDGLGDRPIKQLGYKTPLQVAEKPNLDKLSVTGIKGIMDTIAPGVRPGSAPAHLAIFGYDPYKYYTGRGIFEALGMGLDIREGDVVFRFNFATVDEEMRVVDRRAGRIKSYTEDLAEALNTIEIPGVELIFKEAVEHRGVLVLRGEGLSWKVSDVDPGKTGLKVKMCKPLDGSLEALRTAEIVNKVVAESYKVLKDYWVNKDRISRGLPPANIILPRGASISTKVKGFKERYNLRAYCVAGGTLYKGVAKFVGMEVLNVPGATGTYGTDYDAKVHAALRALKDGDFVYLHFKPTDLAGEDGDFRRKVDIIQRIDEALEPITSLEDTLVIVTADHSTPCSIKTHSADPVPIMICGEEVRRDGVKGFDEISAARGGLGRIRGLHLMPILLDLMNLTKKYGA, encoded by the coding sequence TTGAAGGCCTTACTTATAATCTTCGACGGGTTAGGAGATAGACCGATTAAACAGCTGGGCTATAAAACACCTCTGCAGGTTGCGGAAAAGCCGAACTTAGATAAACTTTCGGTCACAGGTATCAAGGGTATAATGGATACGATCGCGCCGGGTGTTAGACCGGGTAGTGCTCCGGCTCACCTGGCGATCTTTGGATACGACCCGTATAAGTACTATACCGGGAGAGGAATCTTCGAAGCCCTCGGCATGGGTCTAGATATCAGAGAGGGAGACGTGGTCTTTAGGTTTAATTTCGCGACCGTGGACGAGGAGATGAGGGTCGTCGATAGAAGAGCGGGGAGAATAAAGAGCTATACCGAAGACCTCGCCGAGGCTCTGAATACCATAGAGATCCCGGGTGTTGAACTCATCTTCAAAGAGGCCGTCGAGCATAGGGGAGTTTTAGTCCTGAGAGGTGAAGGACTATCATGGAAAGTTTCCGATGTAGACCCTGGTAAGACGGGGTTGAAGGTCAAGATGTGTAAGCCTCTGGACGGTTCTTTGGAGGCCCTGAGGACCGCCGAGATCGTCAACAAGGTCGTGGCTGAGTCTTATAAGGTGCTTAAAGACTACTGGGTTAACAAGGACAGGATAAGCAGGGGACTTCCACCGGCTAACATCATACTTCCGAGGGGTGCGAGTATATCGACTAAGGTTAAAGGATTTAAGGAGCGGTATAATCTCAGGGCGTACTGTGTGGCGGGTGGGACTCTATACAAGGGTGTGGCTAAGTTTGTGGGTATGGAGGTTCTGAACGTTCCTGGTGCTACCGGTACTTATGGAACGGACTACGATGCTAAAGTACATGCTGCTTTAAGAGCGCTCAAAGACGGGGACTTCGTCTATCTGCATTTCAAACCGACCGATTTAGCAGGTGAGGATGGGGACTTCAGGAGGAAGGTCGATATAATCCAGCGTATAGATGAGGCCTTAGAGCCTATAACGTCGCTGGAAGATACGTTGGTGATCGTCACCGCAGACCATTCGACACCATGCTCGATAAAAACCCACTCCGCAGACCCGGTTCCCATAATGATATGCGGCGAGGAGGTTAGAAGAGACGGCGTAAAAGGGTTCGACGAGATATCCGCGGCTAGAGGAGGACTAGGTCGTATAAGAGGGCTACACCTCAT